A genomic segment from Sulfitobacter mediterraneus encodes:
- the gap gene encoding type I glyceraldehyde-3-phosphate dehydrogenase yields the protein MTTKIAINGFGRIGRCVLRALLENGTDGIEVVAINDLAAPETLLHLLKYDSVHGRLQADARLDGDMLHVGPYSVRLTAERDPANLPWSDVDIAYECTGLFTQRDAAAKHLENGSKRVLISAPGKEVDRTVVYGVNHEELTFDDVIVSNASCTTNCLAPLAMVLDDLCGIETGYMTTIHSFTGDQPSHDTAHRDPYRGRAASLSMVPTSTGAAAAISLVLPALEGRLEGSAVRVPTANVSLVDLSFVPKRKVTAEEINAAVAAAAQGPLAGVLSFEDDPLVSVDFNHDSHSSCFAAAQTKVTEGGMVRVVSWYDNEWGFSNRMNDTARVMGQLMETAPLKRTA from the coding sequence ATGACAACGAAAATTGCGATCAATGGGTTTGGCCGCATCGGCCGCTGTGTGCTGCGGGCGCTGCTGGAAAATGGCACCGACGGGATTGAGGTTGTTGCCATCAACGATCTGGCCGCGCCGGAAACCTTGCTGCACCTGCTGAAATACGATTCCGTCCATGGCCGTTTGCAGGCAGATGCCCGGCTCGATGGGGACATGCTGCATGTCGGTCCCTACAGCGTCCGCCTGACCGCCGAACGTGATCCGGCCAATCTGCCCTGGTCTGACGTAGATATCGCTTATGAATGCACGGGCCTCTTCACCCAGCGTGACGCCGCCGCCAAACATCTTGAGAACGGCAGCAAACGGGTGCTGATCTCGGCTCCGGGCAAAGAGGTGGACCGCACCGTGGTCTATGGGGTCAACCATGAGGAATTGACCTTTGACGATGTGATTGTCTCAAACGCCTCCTGCACAACCAACTGCCTCGCGCCACTGGCGATGGTTCTGGATGATCTTTGCGGCATTGAAACCGGCTACATGACCACGATCCATTCCTTCACCGGCGATCAGCCCAGCCACGACACCGCGCACCGCGACCCGTATCGGGGCCGCGCGGCCTCACTGTCGATGGTGCCCACCTCCACTGGCGCCGCCGCGGCGATCTCACTGGTGCTGCCGGCGCTGGAAGGCCGCCTCGAAGGCTCCGCCGTGCGGGTGCCCACGGCCAATGTTTCGCTGGTCGATCTCAGCTTTGTGCCAAAACGCAAGGTCACGGCAGAAGAGATCAACGCCGCCGTTGCCGCTGCCGCCCAAGGGCCTTTGGCGGGCGTGCTGTCTTTCGAGGACGATCCGCTGGTCTCGGTTGATTTCAACCACGACAGCCATTCCTCCTGCTTTGCCGCCGCCCAGACCAAGGTCACAGAGGGCGGCATGGTCCGCGTGGTCAGCTGGTATGACAACGAATGGGGCTTCTCCAACCGCATGAACGACACCGCGCGGGTGATGGGACAACTGATGGAAACCGCCCCTCTCAAACGCACCGCATAA
- a CDS encoding ABC transporter permease: protein MDILDILISASFWTAAIRIASPLIFAALGELICERAGVLNLGIEGIMVVGAFAGWLTVYLGGGLWFGVAVAMLSGMGFGLLHATLTVPFGLSQHVVGLGITLLATSLTYFCYRLALPEVTSPPKIEAFQPYEIPVLSDIPLIGEALFSQTPLTYLAFVLAVVVSVTLYRTPLGLAVRAAGENPAAVAAQGLSVTGIRMGAVMVGSGLMAVGGAFLTMSAFNSFFFEMVNGRGWICIALVVFGSWKPGKTLLGAVLFAAFDALQIRVQQTPLGADIPYQIFLMAPYILSILALVIMSRRAQVPAALMVSFNKGER, encoded by the coding sequence ATGGATATTCTCGACATTCTGATCTCGGCCAGTTTCTGGACCGCTGCCATCCGCATCGCATCGCCGCTGATCTTCGCCGCATTGGGTGAGCTGATTTGCGAACGTGCAGGCGTGTTGAACCTCGGCATCGAAGGCATCATGGTCGTGGGCGCATTCGCCGGATGGTTGACCGTTTATCTGGGCGGCGGGCTGTGGTTCGGGGTGGCGGTGGCGATGCTGTCCGGCATGGGGTTCGGCCTGCTGCACGCGACGCTGACCGTGCCCTTTGGCCTCAGCCAACATGTGGTGGGTCTTGGTATCACGCTGCTGGCCACCTCACTGACCTATTTCTGTTATCGCCTCGCCCTGCCAGAGGTGACATCCCCGCCCAAGATCGAGGCCTTTCAACCCTATGAAATCCCGGTCCTGTCTGACATTCCACTGATCGGCGAGGCGCTGTTTTCGCAAACGCCGCTGACCTATCTGGCCTTTGTGCTGGCCGTGGTGGTCAGTGTCACGCTTTATCGCACGCCGTTGGGGCTGGCGGTGCGGGCGGCGGGGGAAAACCCTGCGGCGGTGGCGGCGCAGGGGCTGTCCGTGACCGGCATCCGCATGGGCGCTGTCATGGTGGGCAGCGGTCTGATGGCGGTTGGCGGGGCCTTCCTGACCATGAGCGCGTTCAACTCCTTCTTCTTTGAAATGGTCAACGGGCGCGGCTGGATCTGCATTGCACTGGTGGTGTTCGGCTCATGGAAGCCGGGCAAAACCCTGCTGGGCGCGGTGCTGTTTGCCGCCTTTGACGCGCTGCAAATCCGGGTGCAGCAAACTCCGCTGGGCGCGGATATTCCCTACCAGATTTTCCTGATGGCCCCCTACATCCTGTCCATTCTGGCGCTGGTGATCATGTCGCGCCGCGCACAGGTGCCCGCCGCCCTGATGGTGTCGTTCAACAAGGGCGAACGGTGA
- a CDS encoding BadF/BadG/BcrA/BcrD ATPase family protein → MTEQQDTVLIAVDGGGTGCRAAAGTLHRGVLGEAAGGPGNVGTNFKAATGNIRNAIDAALVEAGLETTPASEICVFMGLAGANFPDEMARVAAEFDFGAVHVTSDRDTAVVGALEDADGFVVTLGTGTIVARQKDRQIKTVNGWGFHLADQASGSWLGHQLLRKVMLGEDGMIAQSPLGTQVLAEIGGAAKAMTFSAAAAPGDYAALARQVIPAAQAGDEIGLALMQEGAAFIVSALGVLGFAPGDRLCLSGGVGPHYAPYLPEPFTRHLTPPAGNALQGAFTLAGRAATAG, encoded by the coding sequence ATGACAGAACAGCAAGACACCGTATTGATTGCCGTGGATGGCGGTGGCACCGGTTGCCGGGCCGCGGCGGGCACCTTGCACCGGGGAGTCCTCGGCGAAGCAGCGGGCGGTCCGGGCAATGTTGGCACAAATTTCAAAGCGGCCACGGGCAATATCCGCAATGCCATTGACGCGGCCTTGGTTGAGGCTGGGCTGGAAACCACGCCGGCATCTGAAATCTGTGTTTTTATGGGGCTTGCAGGGGCCAATTTTCCCGACGAGATGGCCCGGGTCGCGGCAGAGTTTGACTTTGGCGCCGTTCATGTGACCAGCGACCGCGACACCGCTGTTGTCGGCGCGTTGGAGGATGCCGACGGGTTTGTTGTCACCCTTGGCACCGGCACCATCGTGGCCCGGCAGAAGGACCGCCAGATCAAGACCGTGAACGGCTGGGGTTTTCATCTTGCCGATCAGGCCTCGGGATCGTGGCTGGGACATCAATTGCTGCGCAAGGTGATGTTGGGCGAGGACGGGATGATTGCACAAAGCCCTCTTGGCACGCAGGTCTTGGCCGAGATCGGCGGGGCGGCAAAGGCGATGACCTTTAGTGCCGCTGCCGCGCCGGGCGATTATGCCGCTTTGGCACGGCAGGTGATCCCTGCGGCCCAAGCCGGAGATGAGATCGGTCTGGCTCTGATGCAAGAGGGCGCAGCGTTTATCGTATCGGCGCTGGGCGTGTTGGGGTTCGCCCCCGGCGACCGGCTTTGCCTCAGTGGCGGCGTGGGGCCGCATTACGCGCCCTATCTGCCAGAACCATTTACCCGCCATCTGACGCCGCCTGCGGGCAATGCCTTGCAAGGGGCGTTTACTCTGGCAGGCCGGGCGGCGACGGCTGGTTGA
- a CDS encoding amidohydrolase family protein has product MFDLILKGGTLPDGRTADIGITGGAIAAIEDLSSAEAGEVIDATGDLVSPPFVDPHFHMDATLSYGIPRINASGTLLEGIGLWGELKQVMQPEVIKARALEYCDWAASLGLLCIRSHVDTCHDSLIGVEALLEVRKEVADYIDLQLVAFPQDGLYRDPTALQNTIRALDMGVDVVGGIPHFERTMADGARSVTALCEIAAERGLMVDMHCDETDDPHSRHIETLAYETQRLGLQGRVAGSHLTSMHSMDNYYVSKLLPLMAEAEVAAIPNPLINIVLQGRHDTYPKRRGLTRVKEMQAMGIDVGWGQDCVMDPWYSMGTGDMLDVAFMGLHVAQMTSPEEMRRCFDMVTNVNARIMGLDDYGLRVGAKASMVVLDAGNPIEALRLRPDRLCVIAKGKVISRQSRNDARLDLPGRPVSVRRRHSAHS; this is encoded by the coding sequence ATGTTTGACCTGATCCTCAAAGGCGGCACCCTGCCGGATGGCCGCACTGCCGACATCGGCATCACCGGCGGCGCAATCGCTGCCATCGAAGACCTTTCCTCGGCCGAAGCAGGCGAAGTCATCGACGCAACCGGCGATCTGGTCAGCCCGCCCTTTGTCGATCCGCATTTCCACATGGACGCCACCCTCAGCTACGGCATCCCGCGCATCAACGCCTCCGGCACCCTGCTCGAAGGGATCGGCCTCTGGGGCGAGCTGAAACAGGTCATGCAGCCGGAGGTGATCAAAGCCCGCGCGCTGGAATACTGCGACTGGGCCGCCTCGCTTGGCCTGTTGTGCATCCGCAGCCATGTGGACACCTGCCACGACAGCCTGATCGGGGTCGAGGCGTTGCTGGAGGTCCGCAAAGAGGTGGCCGATTACATCGACCTGCAATTGGTCGCCTTCCCGCAGGACGGCCTCTACCGCGACCCAACTGCATTGCAAAACACCATCCGCGCCCTCGATATGGGGGTGGATGTGGTCGGTGGCATCCCGCATTTTGAACGCACCATGGCGGACGGCGCCCGCTCCGTCACCGCCCTGTGCGAGATCGCGGCTGAACGCGGGCTGATGGTGGATATGCATTGCGATGAAACCGACGATCCGCATTCGCGCCACATCGAAACGCTGGCCTATGAAACCCAGCGGCTGGGCCTGCAGGGCAGGGTGGCCGGATCGCACCTCACCTCCATGCATTCCATGGACAACTACTATGTCTCGAAACTGCTGCCCCTGATGGCTGAGGCGGAGGTCGCAGCGATCCCCAATCCGCTGATCAACATCGTGCTGCAGGGGCGGCATGACACCTATCCCAAACGGCGCGGGCTGACGCGGGTCAAGGAAATGCAGGCCATGGGCATCGACGTTGGCTGGGGCCAGGACTGCGTGATGGACCCGTGGTATTCCATGGGCACCGGCGACATGCTGGATGTGGCCTTCATGGGCCTTCATGTGGCCCAGATGACCAGCCCCGAAGAGATGCGCCGCTGCTTTGACATGGTCACCAATGTGAATGCCCGGATCATGGGGCTGGACGATTACGGCCTGCGGGTCGGGGCCAAGGCCTCCATGGTGGTGCTGGATGCGGGCAACCCGATTGAGGCGCTGCGCCTCAGACCGGACCGCCTGTGCGTGATTGCCAAGGGAAAGGTGATCTCGCGCCAGTCGCGCAACGACGCCCGACTTGATCTGCCGGGCCGGCCCGTCAGCGTCCGCCGCCGCCACAGCGCCCATTCATGA
- a CDS encoding Hint domain-containing protein, whose translation MRTGFRGTFVISWSQTEIDGLEAAPVQSLTVGAAWAWRGDAIRVDGPSDVLRLDQADGAENLRKRAARMVHRLVGAALDREPSQIRKPERDGNEPPLMDNSFVITDGGKSYTVTLIEVGRGSQPLLMFLDEIPPRDCELWIVHHTLSAAPTGDAASGDGGVICFTPGTMIRTPGGLTRIEDLQEGDAVQTKDNGAQQIRWIGSRRMSGARLFAMPKLRPVRISAGLLGAGIPDEDLVVSPEHRILIKGAVAQDLFNTPEVLVAAKDLINGTSISVDLKMREVTYIHLLLDRHQVMWANGVETESFHPASASLNALDDSDRARLLATHPSLEFDPHTYGSFARRHLSGSEAAILNHAA comes from the coding sequence ATGAGAACGGGCTTTCGAGGCACGTTTGTCATAAGCTGGTCGCAAACAGAAATTGACGGCCTTGAGGCCGCGCCGGTGCAATCCCTGACAGTGGGGGCCGCATGGGCATGGCGCGGGGACGCCATCCGGGTGGATGGGCCAAGCGATGTTTTGCGGCTGGACCAGGCAGACGGGGCAGAAAATCTCCGGAAACGCGCGGCACGGATGGTGCACCGCCTTGTGGGCGCGGCCCTTGACCGTGAGCCATCCCAGATCCGCAAGCCGGAACGGGACGGCAATGAACCCCCATTGATGGACAACAGCTTTGTCATCACTGATGGCGGCAAAAGCTATACCGTGACCCTGATCGAGGTGGGCCGCGGCAGCCAGCCTTTGTTGATGTTTCTTGATGAAATTCCGCCGCGTGATTGCGAGCTTTGGATCGTGCATCACACGCTCAGCGCAGCGCCCACAGGTGATGCCGCCTCAGGTGATGGCGGTGTGATCTGTTTCACCCCCGGCACGATGATCCGCACGCCGGGTGGCCTGACCCGGATCGAAGACCTGCAAGAGGGCGACGCGGTCCAGACCAAGGACAACGGTGCCCAGCAGATCCGCTGGATCGGCAGCCGCCGCATGTCCGGCGCCCGGCTGTTTGCCATGCCAAAGCTGCGCCCGGTGCGGATTTCCGCAGGGCTTCTGGGGGCCGGTATCCCAGACGAAGATCTTGTTGTGTCACCGGAGCATCGCATCCTGATCAAAGGTGCCGTGGCGCAGGATCTGTTCAATACACCCGAAGTGCTGGTCGCCGCCAAGGATCTGATCAATGGCACCTCGATCAGTGTCGACCTGAAAATGCGCGAAGTGACCTATATCCATTTGCTGCTGGACCGGCATCAGGTGATGTGGGCCAATGGGGTGGAAACCGAAAGCTTCCATCCGGCCTCTGCCTCCCTGAATGCCCTTGACGACAGCGACCGGGCGCGGCTTTTGGCGACGCATCCGTCGTTGGAGTTTGATCCGCATACCTATGGTAGCTTTGCCCGTCGGCATCTGTCAGGGTCCGAGGCGGCAATCCTGAACCACGCGGC
- a CDS encoding winged helix DNA-binding protein — MAETPKSLPERRIVSSRHLAEGEGWEASELEYGMIIAYNAFTRWMSRCMAAAGNADLTPLEILVLHNTNHRGREKRLTDICFLLNIEDTHTVNYALRKLLKSDLVEADKRGKEVFYRTSKAGSDLCEAYRTIRQTCLLEGLGRMDTSGEELRQVAASLRAMSGQFDQASRAAASL, encoded by the coding sequence ATGGCCGAAACGCCCAAATCACTGCCTGAACGGCGCATCGTATCCTCCCGCCACTTGGCCGAAGGTGAGGGCTGGGAAGCCTCCGAACTCGAATATGGGATGATTATTGCCTATAACGCCTTCACCCGCTGGATGTCGCGCTGCATGGCGGCGGCGGGCAATGCGGACCTCACGCCACTGGAAATCCTGGTGCTGCACAACACCAACCATCGGGGCCGGGAAAAGCGGCTGACCGATATCTGTTTCCTGTTGAACATCGAAGACACCCATACGGTCAACTATGCGCTGCGCAAGCTGCTGAAATCGGATTTGGTGGAGGCGGACAAACGCGGCAAGGAAGTGTTTTACCGCACCTCGAAGGCGGGCAGTGACTTGTGCGAGGCCTACCGCACCATTCGTCAAACCTGCCTTCTTGAAGGGCTTGGGCGCATGGACACCAGCGGCGAGGAATTGCGCCAGGTCGCGGCCAGTCTGCGGGCGATGTCGGGGCAATTTGATCAAGCCAGCCGCGCGGCGGCCTCGCTTTGA